A genome region from Nocardiopsis exhalans includes the following:
- a CDS encoding ABC transporter permease → MPVAPERTVTATAPDRVGDPEPGPNRRSGAVRLRSLLSGRETPVVSALLVALLGAVLFVDMFATARNVDFLLLSVAAIALMALPMTLIVITGEIDLSVASTLALSSATLGVLWESGVPIETALWICLGVGALLGAFNGFLVTVCGLPSLAVTIGTMALYRGLAYVLLGDRAVASYPSAWVGGAREHFLGLPGLPWIAVAVLVLAVLFGVLLHATAVGRSLFDIGNNDEAARFTGVSVRWTKFWLFTLSGTVASAAGVFWTLQYGTSRADTAFGLELQVVAAVLLGGVSIFGGVGSVLGVMSGVLLLGVIRNALQLFGIGSEVLQVVTGLILIASVVTPNLVARLRAARAPRPSPPPAPVSASTKGEES, encoded by the coding sequence GTGCCCGTGGCGCCTGAACGCACCGTCACCGCGACCGCACCGGACCGGGTGGGCGACCCGGAACCGGGACCGAACAGGCGCTCCGGGGCCGTCCGCCTGCGCTCCCTGCTGTCCGGACGCGAGACCCCCGTCGTCTCCGCGCTCCTGGTGGCCCTCCTGGGCGCCGTGCTGTTCGTGGACATGTTCGCCACCGCGCGCAACGTCGACTTCCTGCTGCTCAGCGTGGCGGCGATCGCCCTGATGGCGCTGCCGATGACGCTCATCGTCATCACCGGTGAGATCGACCTGTCGGTGGCCAGCACCCTGGCCCTGAGCAGCGCGACCCTGGGCGTGCTGTGGGAGTCGGGGGTCCCCATCGAGACCGCGCTGTGGATCTGCCTGGGTGTGGGCGCGCTCCTGGGCGCCTTCAACGGCTTCCTGGTCACCGTGTGCGGGCTGCCCTCCCTGGCCGTCACCATCGGCACCATGGCCCTGTACCGGGGCCTGGCCTACGTGCTGCTGGGCGACCGGGCCGTGGCCAGCTACCCCAGCGCCTGGGTGGGCGGTGCCCGCGAGCACTTCCTGGGCCTGCCCGGTCTGCCGTGGATCGCGGTGGCCGTCCTGGTCCTGGCCGTGCTGTTCGGGGTACTGCTGCACGCCACCGCCGTCGGCCGGTCGCTGTTCGACATCGGCAACAACGACGAGGCCGCGCGGTTCACCGGGGTGTCGGTGCGCTGGACCAAGTTCTGGCTCTTCACCCTCAGCGGCACCGTGGCCTCCGCCGCCGGAGTCTTCTGGACCCTGCAGTACGGCACCTCGCGCGCCGACACCGCCTTCGGCCTGGAGCTGCAGGTGGTGGCCGCCGTCCTGCTGGGCGGGGTCTCCATCTTCGGCGGCGTCGGATCGGTCCTCGGGGTGATGAGCGGAGTCCTGCTGCTCGGGGTCATCCGCAACGCGCTCCAGCTGTTCGGTATCGGCAGCGAGGTGCTCCAGGTCGTCACCGGTCTCATCCTCATCGCCTCCGTCGTCACCCCCAACCTCGTGGCCCGGCTCAGAGCCGCCCGCGCTCCACGCCCGTCCCCTCCGCCCGCCCCCGTGTCCGCCTCCACCAAGGGAGAAGAGTCATGA
- a CDS encoding LacI family DNA-binding transcriptional regulator, giving the protein MSTRSRSARRTVGITEVARHAGVSPGTVSNVLNRPERVAEATRLRVESAIAELDYVRNSSGSSLRSGRSESVGLLVLDVTNPFFAEVARGVEDEAATSGLAVVLLNSAETHERQRRNVRLLAEQRAAGAVVMPVDDDLSDLLWLSRRGTSWVALDRGDVSEDVGCSVSVDNHEGGQAAGRHLIGLGHERVTFLTGPFAIEQVRRRHQGLRAAFEEAGLDPDAAVRVVEQPLLNPEQGERAVDEVLAGGPKQRPRAVFCANDQLALGLMKGLGRRGLRVPEDISVVGYDNLDFADLVHPGLTTVAQPKYELGREAMRLLHAELNDPDHLHERVLFTPELVVRGSTAAHRS; this is encoded by the coding sequence TTGTCCACCAGGTCCCGCTCCGCCCGCCGCACCGTGGGCATCACCGAGGTCGCCCGGCACGCGGGGGTCTCACCAGGCACGGTCTCCAACGTGCTCAACCGGCCCGAGCGCGTCGCCGAGGCCACCCGCCTGCGCGTGGAGTCCGCCATCGCCGAACTGGACTACGTGCGCAACTCCTCCGGCAGCAGCCTGCGCTCCGGGCGCAGCGAGTCCGTGGGACTGCTGGTACTGGATGTGACCAACCCCTTCTTCGCCGAGGTCGCGCGGGGCGTGGAGGACGAGGCAGCGACCTCGGGGCTGGCCGTGGTCCTGCTCAACTCCGCCGAAACGCACGAGCGCCAGCGGCGCAACGTACGGCTGCTGGCCGAGCAGCGCGCGGCGGGGGCGGTGGTCATGCCGGTGGACGACGACCTGTCCGACCTGCTGTGGCTGAGCCGGCGGGGAACCTCCTGGGTGGCGCTCGACCGGGGGGACGTCTCCGAGGACGTGGGGTGCAGCGTCAGCGTGGACAACCACGAGGGCGGCCAGGCGGCCGGGCGGCACCTGATCGGGTTGGGCCACGAGCGGGTCACCTTCCTGACCGGGCCGTTCGCGATCGAACAGGTCCGACGGCGCCACCAGGGGCTGCGCGCGGCCTTCGAGGAGGCCGGACTGGACCCGGACGCGGCGGTGCGGGTGGTGGAGCAGCCCCTGCTCAACCCCGAGCAGGGCGAGCGCGCGGTGGACGAGGTGCTGGCCGGAGGGCCCAAACAGCGGCCGCGGGCGGTGTTCTGCGCCAACGACCAGCTCGCGCTGGGCCTGATGAAGGGCCTGGGACGGCGGGGGCTGCGCGTCCCCGAGGACATCTCGGTGGTCGGTTACGACAACCTGGACTTCGCCGACCTGGTGCACCCCGGACTGACCACCGTGGCCCAGCCCAAGTACGAACTGGGGCGGGAGGCGATGCGGCTGCTGCACGCCGAACTCAACGACCCGGACCACCTGCACGAGCGGGTGCTGTTCACCCCGGAGCTGGTCGTGCGCGGATCCACGGCGGCCCACCGGAGCTGA
- a CDS encoding ABC transporter permease has product MTNATGNAPQTSTAGAPAQPSGRPARRQRQFRELGVLLAVVALITATWLHNPGFLSSQGVRDLFLGATVLAVLAVGQALVLITKNVDLSVGSVMGLSAFGTGLLFVTFPGLPVPAAVLAGVGIGLVCGLVNGLLVTTVQVPALVVTLGTLYAYRGLNHWWADGGQVNAHDMPAAFLLLGRVSVLGVPLPAAVAIAVVAAVGFYLARYRSGRELYAIGSNADAARLSGIPATRRVMLAFAANGALAGLAGVLFAARYGTVDSTVGTGMELQVVAAAVVGGVAIAGGVGTVYGAALGAVLLTTITAALPIWRIDQFWHQAVVGALILAAIGLDRLLALRTARKLRGGGARGA; this is encoded by the coding sequence ATGACGAACGCCACCGGCAACGCCCCCCAGACCTCCACCGCGGGCGCGCCCGCCCAGCCCAGCGGGCGCCCCGCCCGCCGCCAGCGCCAGTTCCGCGAACTCGGCGTGCTCCTGGCCGTGGTCGCGCTCATCACCGCCACCTGGCTGCACAACCCCGGATTCCTGTCCAGCCAGGGGGTGCGCGACCTGTTCCTCGGCGCGACCGTCCTGGCCGTCCTGGCCGTCGGCCAGGCCCTGGTGCTCATCACCAAGAACGTCGACCTGTCGGTCGGTTCGGTCATGGGCCTGTCCGCCTTCGGCACGGGACTGCTCTTCGTGACCTTCCCCGGCCTGCCCGTCCCCGCGGCCGTACTCGCCGGGGTCGGCATCGGCCTGGTGTGCGGCCTGGTCAACGGCCTGCTCGTGACCACCGTCCAGGTACCCGCCCTGGTGGTCACCCTGGGCACCCTCTACGCCTACCGCGGCCTCAACCACTGGTGGGCCGACGGCGGCCAGGTCAACGCGCACGACATGCCCGCCGCCTTCCTCCTGCTGGGGCGGGTCAGCGTCCTGGGCGTGCCGCTGCCGGCGGCGGTCGCCATCGCCGTGGTCGCCGCGGTCGGCTTCTACCTGGCCCGCTACCGCTCGGGCCGGGAACTGTACGCCATCGGCTCCAACGCCGACGCCGCCCGGCTGTCGGGCATCCCGGCCACCCGCCGCGTCATGCTCGCCTTCGCGGCCAACGGGGCCCTGGCCGGGCTCGCCGGAGTGCTGTTCGCCGCCCGCTACGGCACCGTGGACTCCACCGTCGGCACCGGCATGGAACTCCAGGTCGTGGCGGCCGCGGTGGTGGGCGGCGTGGCCATCGCGGGCGGAGTGGGCACCGTCTACGGCGCCGCCCTGGGCGCGGTCCTGCTCACGACCATCACCGCCGCACTGCCCATCTGGCGCATCGACCAGTTCTGGCACCAGGCCGTGGTGGGCGCGCTCATCCTGGCCGCCATCGGCCTGGACCGGCTGCTGGCGCTGCGTACCGCGCGCAAACTTCGAGGAGGAGGTGCCCGTGGCGCCTGA
- a CDS encoding ABC transporter permease, giving the protein MIRHHLFWPVAALVLLIGLNAVVNPAFLELRLQDGRLYGGVVDILRNGAPTLLIAVGMTLVIATRGIDLSVGAVAAISGAFACTWIAGGGHAFTAMTLALAVCVLLGLWNGFLVSVLGIQPIIATLVLMTAGRGGAMLITEGQIITINDPLYRQIGAGFLVLPIAILISLGVLLLVGALTRGTALGMLVEAVGANPRAGRLAGVRSRTIVWTVYVFAGLCAGVAGLMISSNVSAADANNAGLWIEMDAILAVVIGGTSLAGGRYSLTGTLVGALVIQTLTTTVYNVGIAPNTILVFKALVVIAVCLLQSPRSARLFGPSRPAGSAPSRSKEVTAA; this is encoded by the coding sequence GTGATCCGACACCACCTCTTCTGGCCGGTCGCCGCCCTGGTGCTGCTGATCGGGCTCAACGCCGTGGTCAACCCGGCGTTCCTGGAACTGCGCCTGCAGGACGGGCGCCTGTACGGCGGGGTCGTCGACATCCTGCGCAACGGCGCACCCACCCTGCTCATCGCGGTGGGCATGACCCTGGTGATCGCCACCCGCGGTATCGACCTGTCGGTGGGCGCGGTCGCCGCGATCTCCGGGGCCTTCGCCTGTACCTGGATCGCCGGTGGCGGGCACGCGTTCACCGCCATGACCCTGGCACTGGCCGTGTGCGTTCTCCTGGGCCTGTGGAACGGGTTCCTCGTCTCGGTCCTGGGTATCCAGCCGATCATCGCGACCCTGGTGCTGATGACCGCAGGTCGCGGCGGCGCCATGCTGATCACCGAGGGTCAGATCATCACGATCAACGATCCGCTCTACCGGCAGATCGGAGCGGGTTTCCTGGTCCTGCCGATCGCGATCCTGATCAGCCTGGGCGTGCTGCTGCTGGTGGGCGCCCTGACCCGCGGTACCGCCCTGGGGATGCTGGTGGAGGCCGTGGGGGCCAACCCGCGGGCCGGCCGGCTCGCCGGGGTGCGCTCACGCACCATCGTGTGGACCGTGTACGTGTTCGCCGGGCTGTGCGCCGGGGTGGCCGGGCTGATGATCAGCTCCAACGTCAGCGCCGCCGACGCCAACAACGCGGGTCTGTGGATCGAGATGGACGCGATCCTGGCCGTGGTCATCGGCGGTACGTCGCTGGCCGGCGGACGCTATTCACTCACCGGCACACTGGTGGGCGCCCTGGTGATCCAGACCCTGACCACCACCGTGTACAACGTCGGGATCGCGCCCAACACGATCCTGGTGTTCAAGGCGCTCGTGGTGATCGCCGTGTGCCTGCTGCAGTCCCCCCGCTCCGCCCGGCTGTTCGGTCCCAGTCGGCCCGCCGGCTCCGCCCCGTCCCGTTCCAAGGAGGTGACCGCGGCATGA
- a CDS encoding sugar ABC transporter ATP-binding protein, producing the protein MSEKPTPSADPVVDMRGITVEFPGVRALAGVDLRLYPGQVHALMGENGAGKSTLIKALTGVHPPTSGRIRLHGEPVEFTAPVQAQEAGISTVYQEVNLCPNLSVAENILLGREPRRWGAIDPRAMKVRAARLLERIGLSVDPGSVLGSHPIAVQQLVAIARALAVDARVLVLDEPTSSLDADEVAELFRIVRVLRDDGVAILFVSHFLDQVYEIADRMTVLRNGVLVGEYLPQETDRLELVSAMLGRELGTLEEVERRSEERSPGTAPVLTARELGRTGAIAPFDLEIHAGEVVGLAGLLGSGRTETARLLFGADRADSGTLSIDGRRVRPRGPRSMIARGVALCSEDRKAEGVIADLTVRDNLVLALQAARGWMRPVPRRTADALVEEYIERLDIRPADPNAVMGNLSGGNQQKVLLARWLVTRPRLLILDEPTRGIDVGAKAQIQKVVTDLAADGMAVLFVSAELEEVVRVCDRVVVLRDRRKVTELDGDGVTVDEVMAAIAGHEPTAVSP; encoded by the coding sequence ATGTCAGAGAAACCGACGCCTTCGGCCGACCCCGTGGTCGACATGCGCGGCATCACCGTCGAGTTCCCCGGAGTACGGGCCCTGGCCGGGGTCGACCTCCGGCTGTACCCCGGTCAGGTCCACGCCCTGATGGGCGAGAACGGGGCCGGTAAGTCCACCCTCATCAAGGCCCTCACCGGGGTGCACCCACCCACCTCGGGCCGGATCCGCCTGCACGGCGAGCCCGTGGAGTTCACCGCTCCGGTCCAGGCCCAGGAGGCCGGGATCAGCACCGTCTACCAGGAGGTCAACCTCTGCCCCAACCTCTCGGTCGCCGAGAACATCCTGCTGGGCCGCGAACCGCGGCGGTGGGGGGCGATCGACCCCCGGGCCATGAAGGTCCGGGCCGCCCGGTTGCTGGAGCGCATCGGGTTGTCCGTGGACCCCGGATCCGTGCTGGGGTCCCACCCCATCGCCGTCCAGCAGCTGGTGGCCATCGCCCGGGCACTGGCCGTGGACGCCCGGGTACTGGTCCTGGACGAGCCCACCTCCAGCCTGGACGCGGACGAGGTCGCCGAACTCTTCCGGATCGTGCGCGTGCTGCGTGACGACGGGGTGGCGATCCTGTTCGTCTCCCACTTCCTGGACCAGGTGTACGAGATCGCCGACCGGATGACCGTCCTGCGCAACGGTGTCCTGGTCGGCGAGTACCTTCCGCAGGAGACCGACCGCCTCGAACTGGTCTCGGCGATGCTCGGCCGGGAACTGGGCACTCTGGAGGAGGTGGAACGCCGCTCCGAGGAGCGCTCCCCCGGCACCGCGCCCGTGCTCACCGCCCGCGAGCTGGGCCGCACGGGCGCCATCGCCCCCTTCGACCTGGAGATCCACGCCGGTGAGGTGGTGGGGCTGGCCGGGCTGCTCGGTTCGGGGCGCACCGAGACGGCGCGGCTGCTGTTCGGCGCCGACCGCGCGGACAGCGGGACGCTCAGCATCGACGGCCGCCGGGTCCGCCCCCGCGGCCCGCGCTCGATGATCGCGCGCGGGGTGGCCCTGTGCTCGGAGGACCGCAAGGCGGAGGGGGTCATCGCCGACCTGACCGTGCGCGACAACCTGGTCCTGGCCCTGCAGGCCGCCCGGGGGTGGATGCGCCCGGTGCCCCGGCGCACCGCCGACGCGCTGGTGGAGGAGTACATCGAACGGCTCGACATCCGTCCGGCCGACCCGAACGCCGTCATGGGGAACCTGTCCGGCGGGAACCAGCAGAAGGTCCTGCTGGCGCGCTGGCTGGTCACCCGGCCCCGGTTGCTCATCCTGGACGAGCCCACACGCGGTATCGACGTCGGCGCCAAGGCACAGATCCAGAAGGTCGTGACCGACCTGGCCGCCGACGGTATGGCGGTGCTGTTCGTCTCCGCGGAGCTGGAGGAGGTGGTCCGGGTCTGCGACCGCGTGGTGGTGCTGCGCGACCGCCGCAAGGTGACCGAACTCGACGGTGACGGGGTCACCGTCGACGAGGTGATGGCGGCCATCGCCGGGCACGAGCCGACGGCGGTGTCCCCGTGA
- a CDS encoding sugar ABC transporter ATP-binding protein, producing the protein MDPTEVPPPLALVDVTKSFGSVRALRGLSLELRSGEIHALVGENGAGKSTLVKTIAGVHRPDSGQVLVDAEPTAFSAPADAQNAGIAVIYQEPTLFPDLSVAENIFVGRQPRTRLRTIDRRRMRHETAEVFTRLGVQMDPDRPARGLSIADQQLVEIAKALTRQARVLVMDEPTAALSGVEAERLFTVARTLRESGAALLFISHRFDEVFSLCDRITVVRDGAFVSCDPVAELDVDTVVRRMVGREVSSLYPKEEAEHGETALEVEGLTRDGVFADVSFSVRAGEIVALAGLVGAGRSEVIRAVFGVDRYDAGSVRVRGRDLAGGRPRAAMAAGIALVPEDRRQQGLVMESSIERNATATRRRALSRLGLLRSGTERAFAEHWGERLNLKFGRLDDPVSTLSGGNQQKVVLAKWLSTEPRVLFVDEPTRGIDVGTKAEVHRLLSTLAGRGLAIVMVSSELPEVLGMADRVLVMHEGRITAELDRAEADEESVMYAATGQRPSEAA; encoded by the coding sequence GTGGACCCGACAGAGGTCCCTCCACCCCTCGCCCTGGTCGACGTCACCAAGTCCTTCGGGAGCGTCAGGGCCCTGCGGGGGCTGTCCCTGGAGCTGCGCTCCGGAGAGATCCACGCCCTGGTCGGCGAGAACGGGGCGGGCAAGTCCACCCTGGTCAAGACCATAGCGGGAGTGCACCGCCCCGACAGCGGACAGGTGCTCGTGGACGCAGAGCCCACCGCCTTCTCCGCGCCCGCCGACGCCCAGAACGCCGGCATCGCGGTCATCTACCAGGAGCCGACCCTCTTCCCCGACCTCTCCGTGGCCGAGAACATCTTCGTCGGCCGCCAGCCCCGCACCCGGCTGCGCACCATCGACCGTCGGCGGATGCGCCATGAGACCGCGGAGGTCTTCACCCGGCTCGGCGTCCAGATGGATCCCGACCGCCCCGCACGCGGACTGTCCATCGCCGACCAGCAGCTGGTGGAGATCGCCAAGGCCCTCACCCGTCAGGCCAGGGTCCTGGTCATGGACGAGCCGACCGCGGCCCTGTCCGGTGTGGAGGCCGAGCGCCTGTTCACCGTGGCGCGGACCCTGCGCGAGAGCGGTGCGGCACTGCTGTTCATCTCGCACCGCTTCGACGAGGTCTTCTCCCTGTGCGACCGCATCACGGTCGTGCGCGACGGCGCCTTCGTCTCCTGCGACCCCGTCGCCGAGCTGGACGTGGACACCGTCGTACGCCGCATGGTCGGACGCGAGGTGAGCAGCCTCTACCCCAAGGAGGAGGCCGAGCACGGGGAGACCGCCCTGGAGGTCGAGGGCCTGACCCGCGACGGCGTCTTCGCCGACGTGTCCTTCAGCGTGCGGGCCGGGGAGATCGTCGCCCTGGCCGGGCTCGTGGGCGCCGGGCGCAGCGAGGTCATCCGCGCCGTGTTCGGCGTGGACCGCTACGACGCCGGGTCCGTCCGCGTACGGGGCCGGGACCTGGCCGGCGGCAGGCCCAGGGCCGCCATGGCCGCGGGCATCGCCCTGGTCCCCGAGGACCGGCGCCAACAGGGACTGGTCATGGAGTCCTCCATCGAACGCAACGCCACCGCCACCCGCCGCCGGGCGCTCAGCCGCCTCGGACTGCTGCGCTCCGGCACCGAACGCGCCTTCGCCGAGCACTGGGGCGAACGGCTCAACCTCAAGTTCGGCCGACTCGACGACCCGGTGTCCACGCTCTCCGGCGGCAACCAGCAGAAGGTCGTGCTGGCCAAGTGGCTGTCCACCGAGCCCCGGGTGCTCTTCGTCGACGAGCCCACGCGCGGAATCGACGTGGGCACCAAGGCCGAGGTGCACCGCCTGCTCTCCACCCTGGCCGGCCGGGGCCTGGCCATCGTCATGGTCTCCAGCGAACTGCCCGAGGTCCTGGGCATGGCCGACCGGGTCCTGGTCATGCACGAGGGCCGCATCACCGCCGAACTCGACCGCGCCGAGGCCGACGAGGAGTCGGTCATGTACGCGGCCACCGGACAGCGACCGAGCGAGGCCGCATGA
- a CDS encoding L-rhamnose mutarotase, whose protein sequence is MRRVCFVLKVRQDRLEEYRQRHAEVWPEMRRALSQSGWHNYSLFCDERGTVVGYLETEDFEAARAAMAATGVNARWQAEMAPFFEGLDGRPDEGMVPLTEIFHLP, encoded by the coding sequence ATGCGACGCGTCTGCTTCGTACTCAAGGTGCGCCAGGACCGGCTGGAGGAGTACCGACAGCGCCACGCCGAGGTCTGGCCCGAGATGCGCCGAGCGCTGTCGCAGAGCGGGTGGCACAACTACTCGCTGTTCTGCGACGAGCGCGGCACGGTGGTCGGCTACCTGGAGACCGAGGACTTCGAGGCCGCCCGTGCGGCCATGGCCGCAACCGGGGTCAACGCCCGCTGGCAGGCCGAGATGGCGCCCTTCTTCGAGGGCCTGGACGGTCGCCCCGACGAGGGGATGGTTCCGCTGACGGAGATCTTCCACCTGCCCTAG
- the rhaS gene encoding rhamnose ABC transporter substrate-binding protein yields MTQPRPRHLFLAASAFAVLMTAACGGTTIDSAEEENDSRPTGTADPGAEIPEGLQIDFLPKQLNNPFFDIVNEGGTEAVEEVAGTATERGGTEATADSQVEYINAASQAGSDVIVIAANDPDAVCPALNEARDNGAAIVGYDSDANCTDVFVNQSTTELIGRTLVEMISEQLGGEGTFAVLSATPNATNQNAWIAAMEEVLQEEEYADLELVDTVYGNDDDLQSFQEMQGLMQSHPDLGGVVSPTTVGLAAAARYVSDSEYKGEVAVTGLGTPNQMREFVNDGTVEEFALWNPLDLGYLAGYTGAALKAGQITGAEGETFTAGRLGEYTFETDREIVLGPPQVFDADNIDDFDF; encoded by the coding sequence ATGACCCAGCCCCGCCCGCGCCACCTGTTCCTGGCCGCATCGGCCTTCGCCGTGCTGATGACCGCCGCCTGCGGCGGCACCACCATCGACAGCGCCGAGGAGGAGAACGACTCCCGTCCCACCGGGACCGCCGACCCCGGCGCCGAGATCCCCGAGGGCCTGCAGATCGACTTCCTGCCCAAGCAGCTCAACAACCCCTTCTTCGACATCGTCAACGAGGGCGGCACCGAGGCGGTGGAGGAGGTCGCCGGCACCGCCACCGAGCGCGGGGGCACCGAGGCCACCGCGGACTCCCAGGTGGAGTACATCAACGCCGCCAGCCAGGCGGGCAGCGACGTCATCGTCATCGCCGCCAACGACCCCGACGCGGTGTGCCCCGCGCTCAACGAGGCCCGGGACAACGGCGCGGCCATCGTGGGCTACGACTCCGACGCCAACTGCACCGACGTGTTCGTCAACCAGTCCACGACCGAGCTCATCGGCCGCACGCTGGTGGAGATGATCTCCGAGCAGCTCGGCGGCGAGGGCACCTTCGCGGTGCTGTCGGCCACCCCCAACGCCACCAACCAGAACGCCTGGATCGCGGCGATGGAGGAGGTGCTTCAGGAGGAGGAGTACGCCGACCTGGAGCTGGTGGACACCGTCTACGGCAACGACGACGACCTGCAGTCCTTCCAGGAGATGCAGGGCCTGATGCAGTCGCACCCCGACCTGGGCGGCGTGGTCTCGCCGACCACGGTGGGCCTGGCGGCGGCGGCCCGCTACGTGAGCGACTCCGAGTACAAGGGCGAGGTGGCCGTCACCGGCCTGGGCACGCCCAACCAGATGCGCGAGTTCGTCAACGACGGCACCGTCGAGGAGTTCGCCCTGTGGAACCCGCTCGACCTGGGCTACCTGGCCGGGTACACCGGCGCCGCGCTCAAGGCCGGGCAGATCACCGGGGCCGAGGGCGAGACCTTCACCGCCGGACGCCTGGGCGAGTACACCTTCGAGACCGACCGCGAGATCGTGCTCGGCCCGCCGCAGGTCTTCGACGCCGACAACATCGACGACTTCGACTTCTGA
- the yjfF gene encoding galactofuranose ABC transporter, permease protein YjfF, with protein sequence MRVLDVTRARNRVERLPQRFLPVIATFAVFVLTFGTGAVRYDGFASAQIFTNLFVDNAFLIVLAVGMTFVILTGGIDLSVGAVAALSTMIAAATLHAGWPPLMSVLAVLVTGTTLGLLMGLVIHVFDVQPFIVTLAGMFLARGLCLLISVESISITDPLFRTMATGTITLTDGVTLTYSVLIALAVVLAAVYVLHLTRFGRTVYAVGGSASSARLMGLPTDRVRVGVYAVSGFCSALGGLLFSLYMLSGYGLHGVGMELDVIAAVVIGGTLLSGGVGYVAGSVLGVLVLGTVQTLISFEGSLSSWWTRIVIGVLLLAFIMFQRLIVRRTE encoded by the coding sequence ATGAGAGTCCTGGACGTGACCCGGGCGCGGAACCGCGTCGAACGTCTGCCCCAGCGCTTCCTGCCGGTCATCGCCACGTTCGCGGTGTTCGTGTTGACCTTCGGCACCGGGGCGGTGCGCTACGACGGGTTCGCCTCCGCGCAGATCTTCACCAACCTGTTCGTGGACAACGCGTTCCTCATCGTGCTCGCGGTGGGGATGACCTTCGTGATCCTGACCGGCGGCATCGACCTGTCGGTGGGCGCGGTGGCGGCGCTGTCCACGATGATCGCCGCCGCCACGCTGCATGCGGGATGGCCGCCGCTGATGTCGGTGCTGGCCGTCCTGGTCACCGGCACCACGCTGGGCCTGCTCATGGGTCTGGTGATCCACGTCTTCGACGTACAGCCCTTCATCGTCACCCTGGCCGGGATGTTCCTGGCCCGGGGGCTGTGCCTGCTGATCAGCGTGGAGTCGATCTCCATCACCGATCCCCTCTTCCGGACGATGGCCACCGGAACCATCACCCTCACGGACGGGGTGACCCTGACCTACAGCGTCCTGATCGCCCTGGCCGTGGTGCTGGCCGCCGTGTACGTCCTGCACCTGACCCGGTTCGGCCGCACCGTGTACGCGGTGGGCGGCAGCGCGTCCTCGGCCCGTCTGATGGGTCTGCCCACCGACCGGGTCCGGGTGGGCGTGTACGCGGTGAGCGGGTTCTGCTCGGCCCTGGGCGGGCTGCTGTTCAGCCTGTACATGCTCTCCGGGTACGGCCTGCACGGGGTCGGTATGGAACTGGACGTGATCGCCGCGGTGGTGATCGGCGGGACCCTGCTGAGCGGCGGGGTCGGCTACGTGGCCGGTTCGGTCCTGGGCGTGCTGGTGCTCGGCACCGTGCAGACGCTGATCTCCTTCGAGGGTTCCCTCAGCTCCTGGTGGACCCGGATCGTCATCGGGGTGCTGCTGTTGGCCTTCATCATGTTCCAGCGCCTCATCGTGCGCCGAACCGAATGA